From a single Bacteroidota bacterium genomic region:
- the rbsK gene encoding ribokinase, whose amino-acid sequence MSKNKIVVIGSCNTDMVVKSNRLPVPGETVLGGAFMMNPGGKGANQAVAIARLGGNVTFISKTGNDLFGKQSIEMYSDENINTDFIFSDPNLPSGVALIMVDTNGENCIVVASGANSSLNTKDIEKARKVIESADILLMQLEIPMETVEYAAKIACEKGIKVILNPAPAAFLSNDLLKCLYAIVPNKTEAEMLTGIKVVDLDSAKQAADIISSKGVDIVIITLGSKGALVKEGNIYYEVPAEKVTAIDTTAAGDTFCGALCIAISEGFTTEDAVKMANKASGITVTRAGAQSSIPYRKELNL is encoded by the coding sequence ATGAGCAAAAATAAAATCGTAGTTATAGGGAGTTGCAATACAGATATGGTGGTGAAATCAAATAGATTGCCTGTTCCTGGCGAAACAGTTCTTGGGGGCGCATTTATGATGAATCCGGGAGGTAAAGGAGCTAATCAAGCCGTCGCAATTGCACGTTTAGGAGGCAATGTTACTTTTATTTCTAAAACAGGAAATGATTTATTTGGAAAACAATCCATAGAGATGTATAGTGATGAAAATATCAACACGGATTTTATTTTTTCGGATCCAAATTTACCCTCTGGCGTCGCTCTCATTATGGTTGATACAAATGGGGAAAATTGCATTGTTGTTGCTTCCGGTGCCAATTCAAGCTTAAATACAAAAGATATTGAAAAAGCCAGAAAAGTGATTGAAAGTGCAGATATTTTATTGATGCAACTTGAAATACCGATGGAAACTGTTGAATATGCAGCAAAGATAGCTTGTGAAAAAGGTATTAAAGTGATTTTGAATCCTGCACCGGCTGCTTTTTTGTCAAATGATTTGCTGAAGTGTTTGTATGCAATTGTTCCCAATAAAACCGAAGCGGAAATGCTTACTGGGATAAAAGTTGTGGATTTAGATTCAGCAAAACAAGCAGCAGACATTATCAGTTCAAAAGGTGTTGACATAGTTATTATTACTTTGGGATCAAAGGGTGCATTGGTTAAAGAAGGGAATATATATTATGAGGTTCCAGCTGAGAAGGTTACTGCTATTGACACCACTGCAGCAGGTGATACATTTTGTGGTGCATTATGTATAGCTATTTCAGAAGGTTTCACAACAGAAGATGCGGTAAAAATGGCGAATAAAGCATCTGGAATAACAGTAACACGTGCAGGAGCACAATCATCAATTCCGTACAGGAAGGAACTTAACCTATAA